One stretch of Chelonia mydas isolate rCheMyd1 chromosome 17, rCheMyd1.pri.v2, whole genome shotgun sequence DNA includes these proteins:
- the LOC102945258 gene encoding protein ABHD15, whose translation MLPWAGVLGFLLLLIFLCVRVWVRKAKVPSSSGAQLVCKPSALAAYLESQCQALKSLCEASWPWRALPSLQTLASMMGPLDSRVHFVRTYLQLSDEGLVALDWAVGPAQQKRRQTSTICSTPVLLLVPNSFGKVTRNISKLCHVALLHGYHPVVFNRRGQNGCPLSTTALQPYGDPADLREAVRYIRSQCPGALLFAVGESTGAGLLFSYLGECGSSSHLTAAGCISPIFDPRGWFEAGCPWLWQQLLLMSQKVWLSRFATVLGEVLPLDRFFGGQSLRELEEVLFCQAQTWDLYWERNNPLRDVDEVAVPVLCICSQDDPMCGAPRDTLPFELFETNPYFFLALTQGGGHCGFFKESLGGAFWSHEVLLEFFHSTVDFLLTEDKPKGQAKKRGARPVLKVTQGRSGCRQESCCPHNTPDIYSWQRSYTH comes from the exons ATGCTGCCATGGGCGGGGGTGCTGGGCTTCCTCCTACTGCTCATCTTCCTGTGTGTCCGGGTTTGGGTTCGGAAAGCAAAAGTTCCCAGCAGCTCTGGGGCCCAGCTGGTCTGCAAGCCCTCTGCGCTGGCTGCCTACCTGGAGAGCCAGTGCCAGGCCTTGAAAAGCCTATGCGAAGCCAGCTGGCCATGGagggctctcccctccctgcagacCTTGGCCAGCATGATGGGGCCCCTGGATAGCAGGGTGCATTTTGTAAGGACCTATCTGCAGCTGAGCGATGAGGGGCTGGTGGCACTGGACTGGGCAGTGGGGCCAGCACAGCAGAAGAGGAGGCAGACATCCACCATCTGCAGCACACCTGTCCTGCTGCTTGTCCCCAACTCCTTCGGGAAGGTCACCCGCAACATCAGCAAG CTATGTCACGTGGCACTCCTTCATGGCTACCATCCTGTTGTCTTTAACCGCCGCGGCCAGAACGGCTGCCCCCTAAGCACTACCGCGCTGCAGCCGTATGGGGATCCTGCTGACCTGCGAGAAGCCGTCCGGTACATCCGCTCCCagtgcccaggggccctgctctttgcagtgggggagagcaCTGGGGCAGGGCTCCTGTTCTCCTACCTGGGAGAATGTGGTTCCTCTAGCCACCTGACAGCTGCCGGCTGCATCTCCCCCATCTTTGATCCTCGGGGATGGTTTGAAGCTGGGTGCCCCTGGCTATGGCAGCAACTCTTGCTCATGTCCCAGAAGGTGTGGCTTAGCCG GTTTGCCACGGTGCTAGGGGAGGTTCTTCCCCTGGATCGTTTCTTTGGGGGCCAGTCactgagggagctggaggaggtcTTGTTCTGCCAGGCCCAGACCTGGGACTTGTACTGGGAGAGGAACAACCCCCTGCGGGACGTAGACGAGGTGGCAGTACCAGTGCTGTGCATCTGCAGCCAGGACGACCCCATGTGTGGGGCCCCCAGGGACACTCTGCCCTTTGAGCTGTTTGAGACAAACCCCTACTTCTTCCTAGCGCTCACCCAGGGAGGCGGACACTGCGGCTTCTTCAAGGAGAGCCTGGGTGGTGCCTTCTGGAGCCATGAGGTGCTGCTGGAATTCTTCCACTCCACTGTGGATTTCCTCCTCACAGAGGACAAACCGAAGGGCCAGGCCAAGAAGAGAGGGGCCAGGCCGGTGCTGAAGGTCACCCAGGGCAGaagtggctgcaggcaggagtcGTGCTGCCCCCACAATACGCCTGACATTTACAGCTGGCAGCGCTCCTACACCCACTGA